In a single window of the Streptomyces sp. NBC_00285 genome:
- a CDS encoding ADP-ribosylglycohydrolase family protein, which produces MGAATGAVVWGRAEQQDFRSRVRGTLLGVAVGDALGAPIDGLGLDEIRETYGAEGLVDLGFGYGRRGAVSHLTQLTLFSVDGLIRAQVRRDTGAWHPPTDLHKAYLRWAATQRDWGPDERRKDDGWLAREEWLYARRDPTRSLLLGFGDDTMGTLESPKNPAELGPEATARSAPFGLLVGWEPQLVVQLAVECAAQTHGHPVAYLSAGAYAVIVHALSLGESLDGAVQRALALLAARPGHEPVSDALQHALGAVRQGMPTPARVEELAADGSADGLLSAAVYCALVGEDVRHGLCLAVNHDGPSAAAGALTGGLLGAVHGETALPPAWLAELEGRPTLLELADDFAMEMTQGPALHGPVGASPGWLARYPRA; this is translated from the coding sequence GTGGGTGCGGCAACCGGGGCCGTCGTCTGGGGGCGGGCCGAGCAGCAGGACTTCCGCAGCCGGGTGCGCGGCACGCTCCTCGGGGTGGCCGTGGGTGACGCGCTGGGCGCGCCGATAGACGGGCTCGGACTGGACGAGATCCGCGAGACGTACGGCGCCGAGGGGCTCGTCGACCTCGGGTTCGGGTACGGCAGGCGCGGCGCCGTCAGCCATCTCACCCAGCTCACCCTCTTCAGCGTGGACGGGCTGATACGGGCCCAGGTGCGACGGGACACCGGCGCCTGGCATCCGCCCACCGATCTGCACAAGGCGTATCTGCGGTGGGCCGCCACTCAGCGGGACTGGGGGCCCGACGAGCGGCGCAAGGACGACGGCTGGCTGGCCCGGGAGGAATGGCTGTACGCCCGCCGCGACCCGACCCGGTCCCTGCTCCTCGGGTTCGGCGACGACACCATGGGCACCCTGGAGTCGCCCAAGAACCCCGCCGAGCTCGGCCCCGAGGCCACGGCCCGGTCCGCGCCCTTCGGGCTGCTCGTCGGATGGGAGCCGCAGCTCGTCGTACAGCTGGCCGTGGAGTGTGCGGCGCAGACCCACGGGCACCCCGTCGCCTATCTGTCGGCGGGCGCGTACGCCGTGATCGTGCACGCGCTGTCCCTCGGGGAGAGCCTGGACGGGGCGGTGCAGCGGGCGCTCGCGCTGCTCGCCGCGCGGCCCGGGCACGAGCCCGTGTCGGACGCGCTCCAGCACGCGCTGGGTGCCGTACGGCAGGGGATGCCCACCCCGGCGCGGGTGGAGGAACTCGCGGCGGACGGCTCGGCGGACGGGCTGCTGTCCGCGGCCGTGTACTGCGCGCTGGTCGGAGAGGACGTACGGCACGGCCTGTGCCTCGCCGTGAACCACGACGGGCCCTCCGCCGCGGCCGGCGCCCTCACCGGCGGCCTGCTGGGTGCCGTGCACGGGGAGACGGCCCTCCCGCCGGCCTGGCTGGCCGAACTGGAGGGCCGTCCCACCCTGCTGGAACTCGCCGACGACTTCGCGATGGAGATGACCCAGGGGCCCGCGCTGCACGGCCCCGTGGGAGCGTCCCCGGGATGGCTCGCGCGGTACCCGAGGGCCTAG
- a CDS encoding sodium:solute symporter family protein produces the protein MNGLDWAVLIGYFGVMVAIGVWSHKRVDDVSDFFTAGGKMPWWLSGISHHMSGYSAVMFTGYAGIAYTYGVTSFVTWSFPIALGVAIGSKLFAPRINRLRSRLHVASPLEYLKNRYDLKTQQALAWSGMMLKIVDVGAKWAAIATLLSVFTGISLNQGILITGCITAVYCTIGGLWADALTELGQFVIQLLAGVAMFIAVVLKLNDKGIGFFGAWDEPELQGHGEPLVGPYGTVFLLAFLFIKLFEYNGGMLNQAQRYMATANAHEAERSARLSAILWLVWPVVLFFPMWMSPLLVQSQKPDGSDSYGLMTEQLLPHGLLGLVIVGFFSHTMAMCSSDANAIAAVFTRDCAPVVWRRARSWSQGQGLRAARITTVAFLGLSMAAATQVNSPTFKDIITVVIRWVAGLMGPMAIPMMLGLLRPFRRSGPTAALTSWSMGLLAFWLVNYPISWNVEGGVPLQYQVSIPLVVSLVLYILIGFLKPEDTPERLAIIEKINTDGDGEGTASAAIPTPADGADDVVGTGVKD, from the coding sequence ATGAACGGTCTCGACTGGGCCGTGCTCATCGGCTATTTCGGCGTGATGGTCGCGATCGGCGTCTGGTCGCACAAACGCGTCGACGACGTCAGCGACTTCTTCACGGCGGGCGGCAAGATGCCGTGGTGGCTGTCCGGCATCTCGCACCACATGTCGGGCTACAGCGCGGTGATGTTCACCGGGTACGCCGGCATCGCCTACACCTACGGCGTGACGTCCTTCGTGACGTGGTCCTTCCCCATCGCACTCGGCGTCGCCATCGGCTCCAAGCTGTTCGCGCCGCGCATCAACCGGCTGCGCTCACGGCTTCACGTGGCCTCACCGCTGGAGTACCTGAAGAACCGCTACGACCTCAAGACACAGCAGGCGCTGGCCTGGTCCGGCATGATGCTGAAGATCGTGGACGTGGGCGCCAAGTGGGCCGCGATCGCGACCCTGTTGTCGGTGTTCACCGGCATCTCGCTCAACCAGGGCATCCTCATCACCGGCTGCATCACGGCCGTCTACTGCACGATCGGCGGCCTGTGGGCCGACGCCCTCACGGAGTTGGGCCAGTTCGTCATCCAACTCCTCGCGGGTGTCGCGATGTTCATCGCCGTGGTCCTGAAGCTCAACGACAAGGGCATCGGGTTCTTCGGCGCCTGGGACGAGCCGGAGCTCCAGGGCCACGGCGAGCCGCTGGTCGGACCGTACGGAACGGTCTTCCTGCTGGCCTTCCTCTTCATCAAGCTCTTCGAGTACAACGGCGGCATGCTCAACCAGGCCCAGCGCTACATGGCCACGGCCAACGCACACGAGGCCGAACGCTCGGCCCGCCTCTCGGCGATCCTTTGGCTGGTGTGGCCGGTCGTCCTGTTCTTCCCCATGTGGATGTCGCCGCTGCTGGTCCAGTCGCAGAAGCCGGACGGCTCCGACTCCTACGGCCTGATGACCGAACAGCTGCTGCCGCACGGCCTGTTGGGCCTCGTCATCGTCGGTTTCTTCTCGCACACCATGGCCATGTGCTCCTCCGACGCCAACGCGATCGCGGCGGTCTTCACCCGGGACTGCGCACCGGTGGTGTGGCGCAGGGCGCGCAGCTGGAGCCAGGGGCAGGGACTGCGGGCCGCCCGCATCACGACGGTCGCCTTCCTCGGCCTGTCGATGGCGGCGGCCACCCAGGTCAACTCCCCCACCTTCAAGGACATCATCACGGTGGTCATCAGGTGGGTCGCCGGTCTGATGGGCCCGATGGCCATCCCGATGATGCTCGGCCTGCTCCGCCCGTTCCGCCGCTCCGGTCCCACCGCCGCGCTCACCAGCTGGTCGATGGGTCTGCTCGCCTTCTGGCTGGTCAACTACCCGATCAGCTGGAACGTCGAGGGCGGGGTCCCGCTCCAGTACCAGGTCTCGATCCCGCTGGTGGTCTCCCTCGTCCTCTACATCCTGATCGGCTTCCTGAAGCCGGAGGACACCCCGGAGCGTCTCGCGATCATCGAGAAGATCAACACCGACGGGGACGGGGAGGGAACGGCGTCCGCGGCGATCCCGACGCCGGCGGACGGCGCGGACGACGTGGTCGGTACGGGAGTGAAGGACTAG
- a CDS encoding SDR family oxidoreductase, with the protein MSLLSGKTVVVSGVGAGLGHQVAAAVVRDGGNAVLGARTEANLAKSAAEIDPDGAHTAYRPTDITDEQQCAELAELAVERFGRLDAVVHVAAWDSYFGGLEDADFTTWQSVIDVNLLGSLRMTRACLAGLKAAGGGSVVFVGTQSSVAAPSQVRQAAYAASKGALTSAMYSLARELGPYRIRVNTVLPGWMWGPPVRAYVQFTAHTEGVPEDEVLKRLTERMALPDLATDGDVADATVFLASDRARAITGQSLLVNAGELMR; encoded by the coding sequence ATGTCACTCCTCTCCGGAAAGACCGTCGTCGTATCCGGAGTCGGCGCCGGGCTCGGTCACCAGGTCGCCGCCGCCGTCGTCCGGGACGGCGGGAACGCGGTGCTGGGTGCCCGGACCGAGGCGAACCTCGCCAAGAGCGCCGCCGAGATCGATCCGGACGGGGCGCACACGGCGTACCGGCCGACCGACATCACCGACGAGCAACAGTGCGCCGAACTCGCGGAGTTGGCGGTGGAACGGTTCGGGCGGTTGGACGCGGTCGTGCATGTGGCGGCATGGGACAGCTACTTCGGCGGCCTTGAGGACGCGGACTTCACGACCTGGCAGTCGGTCATCGATGTGAACCTGCTGGGGTCGCTGCGGATGACCCGGGCCTGTCTGGCGGGGCTGAAGGCGGCGGGCGGCGGTTCGGTCGTGTTCGTCGGGACGCAGTCGTCCGTCGCCGCTCCCTCACAGGTACGGCAGGCCGCGTACGCCGCCTCGAAGGGGGCACTGACCAGCGCGATGTACTCGCTGGCACGGGAGCTCGGGCCGTACCGGATCCGGGTGAACACCGTGCTGCCGGGCTGGATGTGGGGGCCGCCGGTGCGGGCGTACGTGCAGTTCACGGCGCACACGGAGGGCGTGCCGGAGGACGAGGTGCTGAAGCGGCTCACCGAGCGGATGGCGCTGCCCGACCTCGCGACCGACGGGGACGTGGCGGACGCGACGGTGTTCCTGGCCTCGGACCGGGCGCGGGCGATCACCGGACAGTCCTTGCTGGTCAACGCCGGGGAGCTGATGCGGTGA